The following is a genomic window from Halobacterium sp. R2-5.
GCCCGCCCTGGAACACGGCCTCGAAGAACCGCGTGTACATATCGAAGTCGAAGGAGTCGTACGTCGGCGTTCTGAGGCCCTGCCAGTCCGTCAGGGAGATGAGGAAGTTCCAGCCGATGGCGCCGTAGACGAACAGCCCGACGAGCAGGCCCGCGGGCAGCCAGAACGGCAGCGACTGCACGAACTCGCTGCCGAGCAGTCGGCCGGCCCGCGACTGCGAGTCCGTCGACGCGGCGTCGCCGGTCGCCGTGCCGCCGTCTGTACGGACGGCGGGCTGGTCGGCGTCCGAGTCGTCTTCGTCGTCCGCACCGAGCAACCGAAAAATTCGTGAACGCATTTCCGGGGTCTAGAACGCGTTCGTGAGCCCGTCGTACGCGCTGTCGACGTTCCAACTGCCGTTGAACGACGAGAACACGCCCTCGACGTTGCTCTTGACTTCCGGGGTGACGCCCGTGCCGTGCGCGATAGACGGCGGCTGCGCGTCGGAGTTGTTGAAGTCCTCGCGCTGCGTCGTGAGGAACGGCCCGAACTCGTCGTTCGGCACGTCCGTGCGGGGCGGGATCGAGCCCTTCACGGGGTTGAATCGCTCCTGGCCGTCGACGGAGCCGCAGTAGCTCAGCCACTTCTCGGTGGCTTCCGGGGACGGGTTCGACGTCGGCATCACGAACGAGTCCGTGACGACGTGGTAGACGCCCTCGGTGCCCGGGAACGGCACGTAGTCCCAGTCGGACTCGTACTCGAAGTCCTCGGCGGCCTGGTACTGGCCGGCCGCCCAGTCGCCCTGGTGGAGGAACGCGGCGTTCCCCTGGATGACGCCGTTGTTCGCCTGGTCCCACGCGACGGAGCCGGCGTCGTCGTTGAAGTACTCGCTGTAGTCGGCGACCAGCTGGAGCGACTCGCGGACGGCGTCCTCGTTGGCCGAGACGTTCCCGTCGATGACGTCGTTGTACGTGTCGACGCCCGCGACGCCGATGAGGACGCTCTCCCAGAGCTGGAGCGTCGACCACGGGGCCTGCGTCTGGTGGGCCATCGGCGTGGCGTCGGTCTCCGAGTCGATGGTCTGCATCGCTTCGAGGACCGCGGACGGCGAGTCGATGGACGCGGGGTCGACGCCGGCGTCCTCGAGGACGGAGACGTTGTAGAAGAGGTTGTTGAGGCGGTGGATGTTCAGCGGCACCGCGACGTAGTCGCCGGCCGGCTGGGACATCTGCTTGACGCCGTCGAGGTAGGCGTCGCGCATCTCCTCGTCCCAGACGCTGTCACCGATGTCCTCGAGGACTTCGGACTCCGTGTACGTGTTCAGCGCCTTCCCCGGCCAGATCTGGAACGTGCTCGGCGGGTTCTCGTTCAGGATGCGGCTCTGGATCTCGGTGTCAAGGGCGCTCCCGGCGCCGCCGGGCGCGGGGTTGTTGTTGACCGTGACCTCGGGGTACTCCTCCTCGAAGCCCTCGACGAGGGCGTTGAGGGCTTGCTCCTCCCCGCCGGCCGTCCACCAGTGGACGATCTCGAGTTCCTGACCGTCCGACGACGACGTGGTACCGTCGCCGCTGGCCGTCGTGCCGCCGTCGCTGTCGCCGTCACCGCTGCCGTCGCCGTCGCCGCCGGCACAGCCGGCCACCAGGATGGCGCCACCGGCGGCGCCACCGGCTTTCAGGTACTGTCGCCGCGTCAGACTGTCGTTGTTGGTGTCAGATGTCATGATTGGAACCGTGTGCGAAACCTACTCAGAGGATTACCAGCGCCGCACTTAATTGTTACTGATATTTAATCCAGAATCGAGTAAAGGTGTCTCTGGTAGCCGGACGCTACCGGCCGGGCGACCGATTCGGTGGGTTTTACGCGCCCCCACTTCGATGCTTCGAGTATGGGAGACGACTACCGAACCGAACAGGACAGCCTCGGCGAGATCCAGGTGCCCGCGGACGCCTACTGGGGCGCACAGACCCAGCGCGCCGTCGAGAACTTCCCGATTTCCGACGCTACGTTCGGGCGGCGCTTCGTGCGCGCGCTCGGCGTCGTCAAGAAAGCCGCCGCCCAAGCCAACAACGACCTCGGCCTCGTCGACGACGAGAAGGCCGACGCCATCGTCGAGGCCGCCGACGAAGTCATCGCCGGCGAGCACGACGACCAGTTCCCGGTGGACGTCTTCCAGACCGGCAGCGGGACGTCCTCGAACATGAACGCCAACGAGGTCATCGCGAACCGCGCCGCCGAGATTCTCGGCGAAGACGTCGGTAACCGCGTCGTCCACCCGAACGACCACGTCAACTACGGCCAGTCCAGCAACGACGTCATCCCGACCGCGATGCA
Proteins encoded in this region:
- a CDS encoding ABC transporter substrate-binding protein; translation: MTSDTNNDSLTRRQYLKAGGAAGGAILVAGCAGGDGDGSGDGDSDGGTTASGDGTTSSSDGQELEIVHWWTAGGEEQALNALVEGFEEEYPEVTVNNNPAPGGAGSALDTEIQSRILNENPPSTFQIWPGKALNTYTESEVLEDIGDSVWDEEMRDAYLDGVKQMSQPAGDYVAVPLNIHRLNNLFYNVSVLEDAGVDPASIDSPSAVLEAMQTIDSETDATPMAHQTQAPWSTLQLWESVLIGVAGVDTYNDVIDGNVSANEDAVRESLQLVADYSEYFNDDAGSVAWDQANNGVIQGNAAFLHQGDWAAGQYQAAEDFEYESDWDYVPFPGTEGVYHVVTDSFVMPTSNPSPEATEKWLSYCGSVDGQERFNPVKGSIPPRTDVPNDEFGPFLTTQREDFNNSDAQPPSIAHGTGVTPEVKSNVEGVFSSFNGSWNVDSAYDGLTNAF